A window from Rhea pennata isolate bPtePen1 chromosome 1, bPtePen1.pri, whole genome shotgun sequence encodes these proteins:
- the GLT8D2 gene encoding glycosyltransferase 8 domain-containing protein 2 isoform X1, with the protein MALLKKINQILLLLLVLTVCAILYNKVHKVSSSLKNETVDLESPEEMEEEIPVVICAAAGRMGAAIAAISSIYSNTEAKVLFYVVGLKNTIPHIRKWIENSKLKEIKFKIVEFNPMVLKGKIRQDASRPELLQPLNFVRFYLPLLIQKHEKVIYLDDDVIVQGDIQELYDTKLAPGHAAAFSDDCDLPSTHEMVRSVGMQNTYMGFLDYRKQAIRDLGISPSTCSFNPGVIVANMTEWKHQRITKQLEKWMQRNVEENLYSSTLGGGVATSPMLIVFYGKHSTINPMWHIRHLGWSPDTRYSEHFLQEAKLLHWNGRYKPWDYPSVHTDLWENWFIPDPLGKFKLTRPES; encoded by the exons ATGGctcttttgaagaaaa TTAACCAGATCTTACTGTTACTTCTTGTTTTAACTGTGTGCGCCATTCTGTATAATAAAGTTCACAAAGTGTCATCTTCATTAAAGAATGAAACAG TTGATTTGGAGAGTCCTgaggaaatggaagaagaaattccGGTCGTAATCTGCGCTGCTGCAGGCAGAATGGGTGCAGCTATAGCAGCGATCAGTAGCATCTACAGCAACACCGAGGCAAAAGTTTTGTTCTATGTAGTTGGGCTGAAGAATACCATCCCACATATTCG AAAATGGATTGAAAATTctaaattgaaagaaataaaatttaagattgTGGAATTCAACCCTATGGtactaaaaggaaaaatcagacAAGATGCCTCACGCCCTGAGCTACTGCAGCCT cTGAACTTTGTTCGATTTTATCTTCCCTTGCTTATCCAGAAACATGAGAAAGTCATATACTTGGATGATGATGTCATTGTGCAAG GTGACATCCAGGAACTATACGATACTAAGTTAGCTCCTGGACATGCTGCAGCTTTCTCAGATGATTGTGATCTGCCTTCTACACATGAAATGGTTAGAAGTGTAGGGATGCAG aacaCATACATGGGATTTCTGGACTACCGAAAGCAAGCAATTAGGGATCTTGGCATCAGCCCTAGCACCTGCTCCTTTAATCCTGGAGTAATTGTTGCTAACATGACTGAATGGAAGCATCAACGGATTACAAAGCAGTTGGAAAAGTGGATGCAAAGAAATGTGGA agAGAATCTGTACAGCAGCACCCTTGGGGGAGGTGTGGCCACCTCTCCAATGCTGATTGTATTTTATGGGAAGCATTCTACTATTAATCCCATGTGGCACATAAGGCATCTTG GTTGGAGTCCTGATACTCGCTATTCAGAGCATTTTCTTCAAGAAGCTAAATTACTTCACTGGAATGGAAGATATAAACCTTGGGACTACCCCAGTGTTCACACTGATCTCTGGGAAAACTGGTTTATTCCTGATCCCTTAGGGAAGTTCAAATTAACTCGTCCTGAAAGCTGA
- the GLT8D2 gene encoding glycosyltransferase 8 domain-containing protein 2 isoform X2 has protein sequence MEEEIPVVICAAAGRMGAAIAAISSIYSNTEAKVLFYVVGLKNTIPHIRKWIENSKLKEIKFKIVEFNPMVLKGKIRQDASRPELLQPLNFVRFYLPLLIQKHEKVIYLDDDVIVQGDIQELYDTKLAPGHAAAFSDDCDLPSTHEMVRSVGMQNTYMGFLDYRKQAIRDLGISPSTCSFNPGVIVANMTEWKHQRITKQLEKWMQRNVEENLYSSTLGGGVATSPMLIVFYGKHSTINPMWHIRHLGWSPDTRYSEHFLQEAKLLHWNGRYKPWDYPSVHTDLWENWFIPDPLGKFKLTRPES, from the exons atggaagaagaaattccGGTCGTAATCTGCGCTGCTGCAGGCAGAATGGGTGCAGCTATAGCAGCGATCAGTAGCATCTACAGCAACACCGAGGCAAAAGTTTTGTTCTATGTAGTTGGGCTGAAGAATACCATCCCACATATTCG AAAATGGATTGAAAATTctaaattgaaagaaataaaatttaagattgTGGAATTCAACCCTATGGtactaaaaggaaaaatcagacAAGATGCCTCACGCCCTGAGCTACTGCAGCCT cTGAACTTTGTTCGATTTTATCTTCCCTTGCTTATCCAGAAACATGAGAAAGTCATATACTTGGATGATGATGTCATTGTGCAAG GTGACATCCAGGAACTATACGATACTAAGTTAGCTCCTGGACATGCTGCAGCTTTCTCAGATGATTGTGATCTGCCTTCTACACATGAAATGGTTAGAAGTGTAGGGATGCAG aacaCATACATGGGATTTCTGGACTACCGAAAGCAAGCAATTAGGGATCTTGGCATCAGCCCTAGCACCTGCTCCTTTAATCCTGGAGTAATTGTTGCTAACATGACTGAATGGAAGCATCAACGGATTACAAAGCAGTTGGAAAAGTGGATGCAAAGAAATGTGGA agAGAATCTGTACAGCAGCACCCTTGGGGGAGGTGTGGCCACCTCTCCAATGCTGATTGTATTTTATGGGAAGCATTCTACTATTAATCCCATGTGGCACATAAGGCATCTTG GTTGGAGTCCTGATACTCGCTATTCAGAGCATTTTCTTCAAGAAGCTAAATTACTTCACTGGAATGGAAGATATAAACCTTGGGACTACCCCAGTGTTCACACTGATCTCTGGGAAAACTGGTTTATTCCTGATCCCTTAGGGAAGTTCAAATTAACTCGTCCTGAAAGCTGA
- the TDG gene encoding G/T mismatch-specific thymine DNA glycosylase isoform X4 has translation MMTAVPNMEIMAEQPTLEDIPEPNLAQEPTKEVAKGKGGRKRKAKATEPKQPKKTAAKKEKSTKSKGKQEKITDTFKVKRKVDRFNGVSEAELLTKTLPDILTFDLDIVIIGINPGLMAAYKGHHYPGPGNHFWKCLFMSGLSNEQLNHMDDHTLPHKYGIGFTNMVERTTPGSKDLSSKEFREGGRILMQKLQKYKPRIAAFNGKCIYEIFSKEVFGIKVKNLEFGLQPHKVPDTETLCYVMPSSSARCAQFPRAQDKVHYYIKLKDLRDQLKGIAPNTEVQEVQYTFDLQLAQEDAKKMAVKEEKYDPGYEAAYGGAYCDRAIYENEQCNFSSNGTAASNPQYCEGSSFGEVPNGQWMTQSFADQIPGFNTGMTQEEEGSSA, from the exons AAGttgcaaaagggaaaggaggaaggaaaagaaaagccaaagcaaCTGAGCCAAAGCAACCCAAAAAAACTgctgctaaaaaagaaaaatcaaccaAGTCTAAAGGCAAACAAGAAAAGATCACAGATACttttaaagtcaaaagaaaagtgGACCGTTTTAATGGTGTATCTGAAGCAGAACTTCTTACCAAGACTTTACCTGATATTTTGACCTTTGATCTGGACATTGTAATA ATTGGCATAAACCCTGGCTTGATGGCAGCTTACAAAGGACATCATTATCCTGGACCTGGAAAccattttt GGAAGTGTCTCTTCATGTCTGGTCTAAGTAATGAACAACTGAACCATATGGATGACCACACCTTACCACATAAATATGGGATTGGATTTACGAACATGGTGGAAAGGACAACACCTGGAAGCAAAGACCTCTCCAG caAAGAGTTTCGGGAAGGAGGGCGAATTCTGATGCAGAAATTGCAAAAGTATAAACCTCGTATAGCagcttttaatggaaaat gtatttatgaaattttcagtaaagaagtttttggaataaaagttaaaaatttggAATTTGGATTGCAGCCACACAAGGTGCCAGATACAGAAACT CTCTGCTATGTTATGCCGTCATCCAGTGCAAGATGTGCTCAGTTTCCTCGTGCACAAGATAAAGTTCATTATTACATAAAGCTGAAAGACTTAAGGGACCAACTGAAAGGCATCGCACCAAACACAGAGGTGCAAGAGGTGCAGTACACATTTGACTTGCAACTTGCACAAG AGGATGCTAAAAAAATGGCcgtcaaagaagaaaaatatgatcCAGGTTATGAAGCAGCATATGGAGGAGCTTATTGTGATCGTGCAATATATGAAAATGAACAGTGCAATTTCTCTTCAAATGGAACTG cagcaaGCAATCCACAGTACTGTGAGGGGTCATCCTTTGGTGAAGTTCCTAATGGACAATGGATGACGCAGTCCTTTGCAGACCAGATTCCAGGATTCAATACTGGAATGAcacaagaagaagaaggaagcagTGCATAA